One Streptomyces sp. SAI-135 DNA segment encodes these proteins:
- a CDS encoding STAS domain-containing protein: MTRTDADGITVLGLDGEIDHQSVGGLTRALAPADASVQQRVVIDLSRVTFMDSSGVNALIAAFQAAGAAGGWLRLVVVRGAVLRTLQLVGLDTVIPFHPTLEEALGSTRPDP; the protein is encoded by the coding sequence GTGACCCGGACCGACGCCGACGGCATCACCGTCCTCGGCCTCGACGGAGAGATCGACCACCAGAGCGTGGGCGGCCTGACGCGGGCCCTGGCTCCGGCGGACGCCTCCGTGCAGCAGCGGGTCGTCATCGATCTGAGCCGGGTCACGTTCATGGACTCCAGCGGAGTCAACGCCCTGATCGCCGCCTTCCAGGCCGCCGGGGCCGCCGGGGGCTGGCTGCGGCTCGTGGTGGTGCGGGGTGCCGTCCTGCGCACCCTGCAGCTCGTGGGGCTCGACACCGTCATCCCCTTCCACCCGACCCTGGAGGAGGCCCTCGGTTCGACGCGGCCGGATCCGTGA
- a CDS encoding ATP-binding protein, whose amino-acid sequence MNGVLEMVGRVRVLPEECSRMPEAAPAEVTVALDGADGCIADARAQTSKFLTRVQGEYGLPVSARAMDLGQLVVSELVTNALKYAPGPVLLHLRIADTMLEIEVWDTDPTLPLARAADAGRVGQHGLEIVMAVVQGIEVRREPVGKCVTARLTLFDDPLE is encoded by the coding sequence ATGAACGGGGTACTGGAGATGGTCGGCAGGGTGCGGGTCCTGCCTGAGGAGTGTTCGCGGATGCCGGAAGCCGCACCTGCCGAGGTGACCGTGGCCCTGGACGGAGCGGACGGCTGTATCGCCGACGCGCGGGCCCAGACGTCGAAGTTCCTGACGCGGGTGCAGGGGGAGTACGGGCTGCCGGTCTCGGCCCGCGCCATGGACCTGGGGCAGCTGGTGGTCAGCGAACTGGTCACCAACGCGCTGAAGTACGCGCCGGGTCCGGTGCTGCTGCACCTGCGCATCGCCGACACCATGCTGGAGATCGAGGTCTGGGACACCGACCCGACCCTCCCGCTGGCTCGCGCCGCCGACGCGGGACGGGTGGGTCAGCACGGCCTGGAGATCGTGATGGCGGTCGTCCAGGGCATAGAGGTGCGTCGGGAACCGGTCGGCAAGTGCGTCACGGCCCGCCTGACGCTGTTCGACGATCCGCTGGAGTAG